tgtaccACAATCATGGAAcccatatataaaagtaaacagCATCCATTGTATGGACTCTAATTCTACATTAACTATCTAATACTGGTTTAAGGAATCTACTGGAAATTAAACTATGCTCCTGTCGGAGGcatcctatggatggatatagCTATACTACTGATATAGGGTGTACGGCCGAGTGCTAGTGCCGCAGTATCATTTGACAGTAGAGGAAGCTGTCGAGTACTGGAAAAAACAAACGgtatattagtgtttagaaaaTAGAGTAACAGAACTGGGCCAAGAAAATACgttattttttgtgattgtgTCATGCAATCAGTCTCATCAATGAGCCCACTGGGTTTATATGGCATGGAGGACGTTTCTTTTTTAGACGACGTATGGTTTCTGGAATAGTTAGTTGCCCCGCAAGCTGATTTCGTACTGGGTTTCACGATttcttatttatacatataggtacatttagaatttcaatgtttatttaagtgtcttttatctttatttaagaaTATATAGTATAATGTCTACCGCCCTGTGCAAAGGTTATTCTtgagcttcttttcctcggctatacaggttgtgagacaGTGTGTGAGCTCTGTAGTTTTACACGGATGATACGGTCATTATGTGAAAAATTACAATTCAGAGTGTAccaataaatagttttattcaCAGATTTATTGTGATGATGAGAATATACATCTATGTTCTATGTAATGTAATGAGCCAGAGACAGCTGGCAAATTCGTTATACTTCACACTCGCAAAATGACGCATCATTCGTAAGTCTTTCAAGGTTGGAGTATGGCTGAACGTGACTgccaaatataatattaatatttttggtAACTTGCCCACAGACAGACGAGCATGTATGTACCATTTTTGTATAAGCTCTCACTTCCTTTCCCTTAGgataaaaatatctaaatatgacaccaaaaatgtatgtatggatgtatgtcttattatgttacttaaaattataatttactatcagaaagttataataaatactcacaGTACTGCGCCGCACTGATCAACAGCTCATACAACTGCACCGGCCCCTTCCCTTTTAGTACGATCTCAGATATAAACACGTACACAACCCGGGTGGTCTCAAACAGCGAGTCCAGCAGCAACCATGTGGTTATATTTCGACCGGTGTTGTGTATACTGGAGCGGTTCATCACGACACAGCTGTTCAGGAAACCAATGGCTGCAGTCAGCACCATTAGGCCTGTTATGAAGTAGTGGATGGCTGGAAGAGAATGTAAGTTTCTGTCATTGTAttaagttatgttatttttttaagttttttttgttctgattattatttttattattttatggatttgaataaaatttataatagtaagttttgtaaaatattgattgcAAACAGTACAATGAAACTGCCCTAGGTATAGTAGGACACTGTAGAAAAGTTAAGAGgcacataattaatttaatggtATACATATAGGTATCTGTAGGTAGAATTGAATATAGGGCTGTGTAGTTTTTATGAGAAAAAAGTTGTTAACTTTGTCTGGTGTGTTACCTTCCAAGACTGCCTTACTTAACACAATCCAATACTTTTGAAATACCTAGTaaatatgcatttttttttttattggtgaTGGTAATAAGAAGAATCAAAGGAGAAAATAGTAAATAAGCAATAATGACTTCTTACCTAAGTCTGTTCCAAGCAGAGGGtccaaataaaacaattcaggGTTCAACAAACGCAGCAGAGCCATCGTAAACGCGGTCGCTGACGATATCTGCAACACAATATTATgtttacatttttgtataagtTCTACCTCATGGAAGATTCCAATAGGGCGATATTCTTAACagtttatttgcaaaatttCTTATTGCGATAGTTATACTGCATTCCATCAGTTTAACTAGACGTTTTAGTGTTCTTTAGAGACAGAAAATAATCTGAATAGTTTCAACTTACAGAGAAAACCGCAGCCACCACTCTCACGTAAACTTTGAGATCTAACATTGGCATGGTTTTAGATTGCGTGGACATCGAGAATTACAATAGGAATCACTCAAAAAACCGCGTAGAACGCAGTTTTCATTCGTATAACGCacagtttttgtttaaattcgGCAAAATCAATACAAAACCATATGATCCGTGTTTACGCTAATGTGCCTAATGTGTTTCATTCATTTTACCAAATTCAAAAAGATCCAACAACAAACAAACTTGCAGTCATGTTAAAGCTTAAAGCGTAATTACACAAACACTTTTTcgtaaaatgtaaatattcGGAAAGTGTGCATTAGCGTTGGTGTAAACATATGCATGGAATTTTATTCCACAACCGGGCCTGTCAATCTAATTGCTGTTACTGCCATCTTTTGGcaaatatgtttatgtttagtGCCATTCTTACGGCATAGATGGCAGTAGTTTACCGATATATTTGTTCATTCCCCACATTaacgtaatccctaacggggtgtgCAGAGCCACAATAAGCAAACagataacaacataatatattgcCACTTTTGATATAGAATCTGTAGGATATTTTGAACCCATACAATATCATTAGCATGGTATCATGTTGTTGAAAGGACGTAGGTACTTGTACGCGTTTTGTCGCTccataatattatcattattattaatgtttttatcATTGGAAACTTTCATTCCTTCTCAAATTATCAATTCCGtcacaaaataatatgaaataaattaagtacacAGTTATTTAATGTGTAAAATCGCCCTGCATCCCACAATGAATAAATTAAGAAAATCGTCATAAGAATTCGTTCCGGTTGTCAACAATCACCACGAAGGAAGGGACAAATAAAATGGACACTTTAACAGTGGCATTGCAAttaaaaaatgcatttcacgCTCGTCAATCATAAAACCGATTCGAATTCACATTAAAActtctttaaattaaaaaaataattaatcaatCCGTGAACAATAGGTTCattttttaatgaataaaatCATAACATTGGGATTTAAGAAGAAAGTGCGATGACCGTCCTTACTCATAAGAATTATATTAAAAAGAGATTGATATTACACGTATTAGCAGTATTAGTTATATATCTACTATACTTATATGGAGCACACaatatcacatcactaatttaagagccacgctcttgtcggtgtagcattctccatgctagtttttagggaaaaatagggcagtggtttccctcttgccttccgcccagcagcacataataattataagacacatacttaaatataagtAGTTTACCTAATAGGCACAGAATTCCCACAATCAatcggataagtatttaaaacaaagtaTTTGTGATGTCGTTTCTATTTCGTAAATTAAATATCTCAATCACATGAAAGCACATTCAAAACCCGtctaaagtaattaaaattgcCGGGAAATCAAATATACAAGGGCTGCATCCACTTATAGTCAAAATTGAAATGGCCAGGGCACGCGTCATCATTAGTCCCCATTCAAACTCGGGTATGAATTAACTCGATTCCACGACTCGAATTAACTCGATTCTATAAGTCGGATTAATTCGAttatcaaaatttatttttacgacATGTTGGCGGTTGTAAATTTGCTTCGATTGTACAATgatacatttattataattttataataatctgaTTTACTATTTGGTTACGACTGGGCTACTTTATGATACAGTTTTATGATTATGTTGCTGAGGTAGAATCAATAGAGAGCTTACATCGTTTATAAATTATTACGCTCGTAACTCCTATCGGTGTGGGCAGTTCTACAACTAGGAAAGACCTTCAGAATTGCTTTGAAGACCTCATGCAGTGTTTCATAAAAAATGTCCGGCCAAATACTTAGTTAATGGCATTTGCGGAAAATCAAGACAGAATAATAACAATAAGAGAATAagacacgtaaaaaaaaagattcataAAACATTCTTAACCGATTAtcttttttcgttttaaacggattgctttaaacggttttataaaCCGGCTTTACATCTATACTCTGGGCGGCATCGCATACAGACAGGGTACTGCGgtgacggaaggcaagaggaaaactactgccctattttacccttaaaaaaaaagaaaaaaatagtaatgTGATGAATACTTTCTATCTTTCATGtgcaattaagtacctacttgttattttttcattacaaCCATCATAGTGATCACCTgttgaaaactcgcctacaacaataaattggttttttttttcaatacttGCACTATCACTTTTATTTGCATAAGCTGACCAGCACTTTACCTAATCAAATTATCAGCTGACTCAatctattattgtttattctgagTAGTCCTGACGAACCGAGTGGTCAGTACATTGGTCAGTTGCATTCGACAAACAGTCCACCCTTATTAACTACATCTTTATTGCATTCATGTTATAATCCCTGTGCAATTGACTTAAGGGTGTGTGTGGGATATTTGACCGTATGGTAACTAATTGTTATGCAATAAACCAGTATGGTCGTTCTAGCCATCAATGAGAGCATGCAATCCATTTTGTTACAATAATAGTGGGTGCTGACAAACTTGAATAAAAGAAAATCTTccatcgtgtgagttgtgaagtaggttaccaacctcatcaactctgctgtcagggttactatttagccgccaaaggcctctgacatggctcatgtaacgactacatacttacatcagtaagtagtaattctTTTAAGTAATCAGCCtgatgtcctaaccgaactaggaaCCATAgagaccatcatcatcatcagcccattaacgtccccactgctggggcacgggccttccctatggatggatagggagatcgggccttaaaccaccacgcgggcccagtgcggattggtggttattaacgactgctaatgcagccgggaccaacggcttaacgtgccttccgaagcacggaggagctcgagatgaaatcttttttttttgtggtcacccatcctatgaccggcctttgctaaagttgcagaccgagcgcgtttaccgctgcgccacagagCTCCTCACAGAGACCATAGATGAAAGGAAATTGTACCTAAGGCTTTTTTGTTTTCTGTAACCTCAGAAATAACCCCCCTGACCCCCTGGATCCGCCTATGTGTACACACTATGCAAAGAACATTATCCCCTTGTTTATATCAGTTGTTGACACAACATAAAGGGCAGTGTCCACTAGCGGTCGTCAACGATCTGTCGCTATTATTGTATGAATATCGTTAATATCAATGGGCACTTAATATCGCAACGTGAGATGATCGTAACTCATCGTTGTGGCAAATGGGGCGAGTAGGAAGGAGCAAatgttttctaatatttttacattgacgatccactattttttttttgagaacaaAAATAGAAATAGGCACATAGTTTATATCTTAAAACATTAGAAATAGGCGCACAGTTTATGTCTTAAACCATTATGTAATCTTTTACTAATCATGTTTCAAACGATGTATAAACATGTTTTGTCTGTACCTTAACTACAGTATCAGTTACttgattataaataaacaaaaaaacatgtttttaagAACCCCCTTACGGCCGAAGACTGATACTTATGATACAGGTTCTAGCCTAGTATAAGAAGCATGTTATTGTTATACGCACCAACATGGCCTCTATTATTTGCTAAGAgtttgtatgtatattttgagtcaatatttttttttatttatagtcttgTTGAAGAAATTTATccaatactagcgacccgctccGGCATCCCTCGGGTGTattgctgaggaaaaaatgaaattatttacgacatcacattaaaaacctttaaaaaataacagtatttcttcactatttaatggatattattattataaaccttccttttgaatcactctatcttttaaaacaaaccgcatcaaaatccgttgcgtagttttaaagataaaGTGACGTTACTTCGTGCGAgagagagttttttttttgtcgtgacttattgtagatttgccgcatatggctttaactacttggccggacaaaagggtaGAGAGAGCGAAGTCTCATTTACTTTATGAAAAACATCTACGAAACTtgtaattttcaaaaatcttaCAAAAACCCGCTAAAAGATCAAAACTACATTACCTATATAAGTACTCAtatgagtacctacctaccattcTAAGTTACACCAAAGTGGATACGAAGATAGAACTCATCAATCATATCGGTTTATTTTAATCGAATTAAAGTCCAATTCAATAATAATCGGAATCAGCACATGTTCACCTCTTCCGCGAACGTCTGCGATGATCGATTGTGGTAATCGGTTATTTGTTACCACTCGATTTACGATGagttaacaattttattttttcatgttGATAAAATTTTCTAATATCTCTCTCTTTTCTACAAAAATCAATTGCTGTGCGTAAGTCTCGCAAGTTTCCCAAAACTCGTAAATCGCtggaccgattttgatgaaatttattgtATTGTGAATGCGGGGTCGGAAGTGGGTATTTAGTTTAAATTCACAATTGGTTCCAGTAGGTGGCGCTGTGATCGGGCAAAGCAAGACGTCAATACGTCGACAGCAAAAAGTTACTGGGTCAgctattatattattagaaaTAGTGAGTGACAACAAAGATACCGCAAtaaattttagtttaaaaaaaaatagtaacgtaaaaatataattcatagCTTGACCATATGCTACAAAGCCAACAGATCACTATTTTCATAGTTCCTCTCAACGGTTCCATGGTGTAATGGTTAGCACTCTGGACTCTGAATCCAGCGATCCgagttcaaatctcggtggaacctgttctttttatttttggttttaaCTTTTTGTGGCATAGTTTTTactgcaaatatttttttctactcctctactttaatctggcatttaaataaccaaaaagtctaatataagtacatacataattaaactctctgaaaaagtgtacgctctatggcctataaaagcattgtttacaaagtgtaactgtactataatgtcgccaaaaaagcattgttgttgttttttttttttgacctggaaactggcacctttaatttgtttggtgccatagatatactataaaaaaaaagtatacatttgccgccattttcccgcgcgttggaaaataaattggaaaatttttgtttcatttaaaattacgtcgtcgtagaaaaagtattgtatgcaacgttgtataactaggtcaaaaaatgctcgtggcgtctcttattgcgatgttcgccaaggctcacatcgcaactcacgccactcgcattttttgacccttcttatacaactgttgcataaaatactattaaaagcttttttctactcctctactttaatctggcatttaaataaccaaaaagtctaatataagtacatacataattaaactctttgaaaaagtgtacgctctatggcctataaaagcattgtttacaaagtgtaactgtactataatgtcgccaaaaaagcattgttgttgtttttttttttttgacctggaaactggcacctttactttgtttggtgccatagatatactataaaaaaagtatacatttgccgccattttcccgcgcgttggaaaataaattggaaattttttgtgtttcgtttaaaattacgtcgtcgtagaaaaagtattgtatgcaacgttgtataactaggtcaaaaaatgctcgtggcgtctcttattgcgatgttcgccaaggctcacatcgcaactcacgccactcgcattttttgacccttcttatacaactgttgcataaaatactattttaatcTAGGCATAATAAGCTGTGCATGTATTGAACTATGAATCATCTCGGAACGCCACGCGGTTAACACGTGTCGCGCGCGTGTtcccttatttatttttaaagtttaaagtaATGAGTAAAAGTACGTAATTGCTTTGAAGTTTTTGTCAGGCGCTCATCTAGTTCCGTTTACAATTTTGTTTCAAATATCAATGAAGGCGTAAAgtaattttgtaaaatgttaatttgaaaaGCTTTTTAACAATTTAAGCGCTAGTTgcattatatataatttaaatccaTTTTGGTTTGTAAAAGTAGTAAGtagataagttatgtttttattttttacataatattttccattgttttagatatttaaattttgttattattttgttttacctTTTGCTAATTTTTTTGACTGAAACTCGAAGCGAAGAATGGTAGGGTAACTACAATAGACagagtcacacacacacacacacacacactacagtTTCATTCAtacacttattttaaattttaaaattaagactAAGTATTTGATTCGATAATCAATTCTTTAcaactaggtaggtactctatcgaaaaaataacattttggtTTCTGCTTTTTCAGTAACTTTACATTGTAACATACTTACCAAATCCAAATAATTTTCACATGAAATACAGTTGTTTTCAAATAGTACGCgctattttttttatctgtacTTAAGTGCAAAGAAACATCCAAGTGGGTTcctatgtaataaaattacgcATTTCTTTCGTTAAATTCGAACGTATATCTTCAGTGTCAGGATATGTTTTAGTTCGGCTTTCCTAAGGGTGTGATAGTTGGAGGGTGGGTAGTGATTATGTGATGTCACGTGCCGGTCGCGTGGGAGCGGTGTGCGCTTGCGTTCTCACGTCGCAAGCGCATATTTAGGTATACATATAGGGAAAATTTACAAGTATTGTGTTTCTAGGGCATATTTAAtgttgaaatttggaaggggtATGGCGAAACAAGTGTTTGGACTTAGGAGTAATGTCGGtgaaagtaataatatttttttttttactgaagcgtATAACCCATAATTTGatggtttttaattaaattgggGCAGTAGACTGGTAAGTAACAAAATAGGGTAAGGATAAAGTCGTGTTTTTATCAATTCATTACGATTTACAATGTCTTACATTCGTGCTGATTTCAGCAGGCACTGTCAAGTTGTATTTTAACATTCAAGTTATTCTTGCCATTTTAtaatccgtcgaaaaggaaagggacgtatgATTGATTGACACaagtgaatgaaaaaaaaaccgcacgaatcaaataggcatatCGCTAGTGATTTTGAAGAGAAAGGGGTGCCTAAAATTCATGTTCCATTAATTTTTGCCTGTCGATTATTCATCGCTCTCGGTTTCCGCGTAATAGGTATAAcacgttagtattataataatatgatctgtggtataaCATAAACTAAAATTATGAGGCTTAGGTTGACCCCCCACTGGATCAGCCTATGTAGGTACAAAGTCAAAGGCCAAGATCTAGTCCGCTGTCTACTATCTAATCCATTTGTCCGCGTTTATCAGGGTGTGTGCGGTGTCGGGTTGCGAGGTCGGTGTGATTTCTGTACACAACAGGGTGTAACAACCAATCGATGATGATGGATGTACAAGTAATATTTAGAAGATTTGAGGAAGGTAGTATCTTCGGAGGTTTATGGTggtttactttattattttggttttgttttaagtagcggaggacaggagtcctagtacggctttgaaataaactactttgggcgccatcccacttgcgtcagacagagtactgtggagcggaaggcaagagggaaaccactgccctatttttccttaaaaagtagcatggagaatgctacaccgacaagagcgtggctcctaatGATGATGTTGAgtttaatattattctttagcTCTTAATAAGCCATTTGACTAAAATATGCTTTAAACTTATGTGGTTTTTGTAACCCGACTTTAATAGAAGAATAGGTATAACACTTGTACAGCAAGAGGGATATAGTTTTTGGTTTATACGACCGcacctcgctagctatgttaaAGTCTCACGTAGTAGAGCCTATTGTCACTTACAGGGCACAAATCCAGGaaatcacttgatatcaataagggactttctagTGTGATGCTCAGTCGCGGGGCCACCAACTCCAGTTCTATTGAAGACGATATAGATTAATGTACGTaggtaccatgtacatagtgtacgtgaaaaggttttatgtgtacgtgctataattagaaagaaatggGCACAcaacctggaggtccgggttcgaccaCGGCT
The Pectinophora gossypiella chromosome 2, ilPecGoss1.1, whole genome shotgun sequence genome window above contains:
- the LOC126374136 gene encoding uncharacterized protein LOC126374136, which codes for MSTQSKTMPMLDLKVYVRVVAAVFSISSATAFTMALLRLLNPELFYLDPLLGTDLAIHYFITGLMVLTAAIGFLNSCVVMNRSSIHNTGRNITTWLLLDSLFETTRVVYVFISEIVLKGKGPVQLYELLISAAQYLLDSFLYCQMILRH